In a single window of the Paenibacillus sp. MMS20-IR301 genome:
- a CDS encoding MGH1-like glycoside hydrolase domain-containing protein produces the protein MNSEVLKRLRDINIEDRVGTLKKTEDLLSVERWKQSGTAFTASSEELEDVYYSALHKLMDCIVPMTGNSHVLHEGGVYRGSWLESTGTISSELLSRFMPDVAEATFLLFADYQREDGLIPYKITPAGPAYRQIQMVTPLARSVWNHYVLNGRDRNFLSRMYHAMSRFDDWLATRRDTRGTGCVEAFCTFDTGHDLSPRFWHIPDTPHLDDAAQFNPDSPLLPLLAPDLTANVYCQRLYLSRMAGELGVSGAEWSAKAVASVKSLFSHCYDEADAFFYDRDRKGRFVRVQSDVLLRVLACEVGDREFFDQALRRYLLNTSKFFAKYPFTSIAMDDPRFDPFSSYNTWAGSSNFLSIIRAPHAFEHHGRYVELTWVMQPILSALSRMKRFGQTLSPWTGEEGYTDTYSPAILCLLDYIERLCGILPAGGEELWFTGLLPYNMDHGRELAHETGYRRVVDGTVYELLTNRETAVIYRDQAEYMCFPFGVRVVTDRSGRLQKLIGMSVRTIEGSISYLGQSLPFIIKGNEQLEYTDGGFSSISDIGVVFPEYR, from the coding sequence ATGAACAGTGAGGTGCTGAAGAGGCTTCGCGATATTAATATAGAAGACCGGGTGGGCACTTTGAAAAAAACAGAGGATCTTCTTTCTGTAGAACGCTGGAAGCAGTCGGGTACAGCCTTCACCGCTTCGTCCGAAGAGCTGGAGGATGTCTATTATTCTGCACTGCATAAGCTCATGGATTGTATCGTTCCGATGACCGGAAACAGCCATGTGCTGCATGAAGGAGGGGTCTACCGCGGAAGCTGGCTGGAAAGTACAGGGACGATTAGCAGCGAGCTGCTGTCACGGTTCATGCCGGATGTTGCTGAAGCTACGTTTCTGCTGTTCGCCGATTATCAGCGGGAGGACGGGCTGATTCCTTACAAAATTACTCCGGCAGGTCCGGCTTACCGGCAGATTCAAATGGTCACTCCGCTGGCCCGGAGTGTGTGGAATCATTATGTGCTGAACGGCCGGGACCGGAATTTTCTCAGCAGAATGTATCACGCCATGAGCCGGTTTGACGATTGGCTGGCAACCAGGCGTGATACCCGCGGGACTGGCTGTGTGGAGGCCTTCTGTACCTTTGATACCGGACATGATCTGTCCCCGCGCTTCTGGCATATTCCGGATACACCTCATCTGGACGATGCTGCCCAGTTTAACCCGGATTCCCCGCTGCTGCCCTTGCTGGCACCTGATCTGACCGCGAATGTCTATTGCCAGCGGCTGTATCTGTCGCGGATGGCCGGTGAGCTTGGAGTGAGCGGGGCGGAATGGAGCGCTAAGGCGGTGGCGAGTGTGAAGAGCCTCTTCAGCCATTGCTATGATGAAGCAGATGCCTTCTTCTATGACCGGGACCGGAAGGGCCGGTTCGTGCGGGTGCAATCCGATGTGCTGCTGCGGGTGCTGGCCTGTGAAGTAGGCGACCGGGAGTTTTTTGACCAGGCACTCCGGCGTTACCTGCTGAACACCAGCAAGTTTTTTGCGAAGTATCCCTTCACCTCCATTGCTATGGATGACCCGAGGTTCGACCCTTTCTCAAGCTATAATACCTGGGCCGGGTCCTCCAATTTCCTCAGTATCATCCGTGCGCCGCATGCCTTCGAGCACCATGGCCGTTATGTCGAGCTGACCTGGGTGATGCAGCCCATACTGTCAGCATTATCCCGCATGAAGCGCTTCGGCCAGACGTTAAGCCCATGGACAGGAGAAGAAGGTTATACAGACACCTATTCTCCGGCTATTCTCTGCCTGCTCGACTATATTGAACGGCTATGCGGCATCCTGCCGGCAGGCGGAGAAGAGCTGTGGTTTACGGGATTGCTTCCATATAATATGGATCATGGCCGGGAGCTTGCCCATGAGACCGGCTACCGCCGGGTGGTGGACGGCACAGTCTATGAGCTGTTAACAAACCGGGAGACAGCTGTAATCTACCGGGATCAGGCAGAATACATGTGCTTCCCCTTTGGCGTCCGCGTAGTGACAGACCGGAGCGGGCGGCTGCAGAAGCTGATCGGAATGAGTGTCCGTACAATTGAAGGAAGCATCAGCTATCTGGGGCAGAGCCTCCCGTTCATTATTAAGGGCAACGAACAGCTTGAATATACAGACGGAGGATTCAGCAGCATCAGTGACATTGGAGTGGTATTTCCGGAATACAGGTAA
- a CDS encoding glycoside hydrolase family 43 protein has translation MIDNQNLQIRDPFVLPAAEQGIYYLYGSTDSNIWGRGTGFNVYTGKDLEHWEGPFPVFRPEADFYAERNFWAPEVYAYGQGYIMFATFRRKDNDLLGTAVLTAPQPLGPFKPHSEGPVTPQDWSSLDGTLYVDAGNQPWMIFCHEWQQTGDGEVCAMRLTEDLKSAMGEPVTLFRASEAPWTTPFVSARYPDQINYVTDGPYLFRSAEGVLYLLWASFINNRYALGIVRSASGEITGPWIHQPEALYQNDGGHAMVFETFDGKLMLAIHTPNQTPEERPIFLELEEAGGEMRMKGC, from the coding sequence ATGATTGATAATCAAAACCTGCAGATTAGAGATCCGTTTGTGCTGCCGGCGGCAGAACAGGGAATCTACTATTTGTATGGGAGTACTGACAGCAATATCTGGGGCAGGGGCACGGGATTCAATGTATATACAGGAAAGGATCTGGAGCACTGGGAGGGACCGTTCCCGGTCTTCCGCCCGGAGGCGGATTTCTATGCCGAGCGGAATTTCTGGGCACCGGAGGTGTATGCTTACGGGCAGGGATACATCATGTTTGCTACTTTCCGGCGGAAGGATAACGATCTGCTGGGCACGGCTGTTCTTACGGCACCCCAACCGCTTGGCCCGTTCAAGCCGCATAGTGAAGGGCCTGTGACCCCGCAGGACTGGAGCTCACTGGACGGGACGCTGTATGTCGATGCAGGGAACCAGCCCTGGATGATCTTCTGCCATGAGTGGCAGCAAACCGGTGACGGGGAGGTCTGCGCAATGCGGCTGACTGAGGATCTGAAGAGTGCTATGGGTGAGCCGGTTACTTTATTCCGGGCATCCGAAGCACCTTGGACAACCCCGTTTGTATCCGCACGGTATCCGGATCAGATTAATTATGTAACAGACGGACCTTATCTGTTCAGATCCGCTGAAGGCGTGCTGTATCTGCTGTGGGCCAGCTTCATTAATAATAGATACGCACTGGGCATCGTCCGCTCAGCGAGCGGGGAGATTACCGGCCCGTGGATTCATCAGCCAGAGGCGCTCTATCAGAATGACGGCGGACATGCCATGGTCTTCGAGACCTTTGACGGGAAGCTGATGCTGGCGATTCATACCCCGAATCAGACCCCGGAGGAGCGGCCAATTTTCCTGGAGCTGGAGGAGGCTGGCGGGGAGATGCGGATGAAAGGCTGCTGA